AGTGATAAATTGTAGTAAATAGCTATTGGTAATGTTTCAGTTCTCAGGTATGTTCCACCGCCCACCAGGAGGACCGCGGCAAATGTTCCTATACAGCGGGCAATTGTAACAACTAACGCGGCGAATATTCCACTTTTAGCAAGGGGAATGGTTATATTTTTAAAGGTTTCGAATTCCCCGTACCCTAAACTTCTGGAAACCAGTTCATATCTGGGGTTAATATAGTTAAATGTGGAGTAAATTATTCTTACAGCATAGGGAAATGCAACAAAGAATTGGGCTATAATTATTCCTGTCGTGGTGAAAACGATATTTATACCCAGGCTCTGCAGAAAATTTCCAAATAAATTGTTTCCAAAGAGCATCAGCAGCGCTATACCTAAAATAATTTCTGGAAATGCCATGGGAAGGTCTAAAATACTTTTCACTATATTTTTAAGCGGGAAATTATATCTGGACAGTGAATAAGCAGTTGGCACAGCTATTAGTATCACGCTTAATGCTGCTATTACTGATGTAGATAAAGTTAGTTTAAATGCAGTTGCCATCTCTTCTGAAAAAAGCGACTGGACGAATCCTTGTAATGACGGCATAAAAAAAAGACTGCCTATAATTATGAATAAAAGTGCGGTAAAAATAAAAGAAATGGAAATAAAGGTTACCTCAAGCTTGCTTTTCATGTAATCACTCTATCGTTGCACTGGTTTATAAAGCTTGATGTCCTCTATTTTTATTGGTTTACAGGTTTAAATCCGTTTTTCTTCCATACTGCCAGACCATCAGATGAAGTTATGTAGTCTTCAAACTGCATAGCAAGGTCCTTATTTTTAGTGAAAGTGGTTAAACCAACACCAATGGTAGCAATGGC
This window of the Methanobacterium veterum genome carries:
- a CDS encoding ABC transporter permease, whose amino-acid sequence is MKSKLEVTFISISFIFTALLFIIIGSLFFMPSLQGFVQSLFSEEMATAFKLTLSTSVIAALSVILIAVPTAYSLSRYNFPLKNIVKSILDLPMAFPEIILGIALLMLFGNNLFGNFLQSLGINIVFTTTGIIIAQFFVAFPYAVRIIYSTFNYINPRYELVSRSLGYGEFETFKNITIPLAKSGIFAALVVTIARCIGTFAAVLLVGGGTYLRTETLPIAIYYNLSLGNIDMAITASIILILISFAAIFVLEKYANENTG